A single Phytohabitans houttuyneae DNA region contains:
- a CDS encoding flavin reductase family protein, translating into MTVDQRPSTKQNARRRALQAAAARLTTGVTLLTAAHEDTVHGATVSAASLVSRGPLIVAAGLRTGSTLTRLAVASGQFAVNVLSERQSLIADWFANPARPAGHKQFALIDWEPDPATGLPLLRSALSVLICRVHGHVGAGDHELLLGEVVDGTVGVGGPLLSFAGALHGAELRDVIRGRAGTSPCTTTLD; encoded by the coding sequence ATGACCGTCGACCAAAGGCCGAGCACCAAGCAGAACGCCCGCCGCCGCGCACTGCAGGCGGCGGCGGCGCGCCTGACCACCGGGGTGACCCTGCTGACCGCGGCGCACGAGGACACCGTGCACGGTGCCACCGTCAGCGCGGCGAGCCTTGTCTCCCGCGGCCCGCTCATCGTGGCCGCCGGGCTGCGTACCGGCTCCACGCTCACCAGGCTGGCGGTGGCCAGCGGCCAGTTCGCGGTCAACGTGCTGTCGGAGCGGCAGTCGCTGATCGCCGACTGGTTCGCCAATCCGGCCCGCCCGGCCGGGCACAAGCAGTTCGCGCTCATCGACTGGGAGCCGGACCCCGCCACCGGCCTGCCGCTGCTGCGCAGCGCACTGTCCGTACTGATCTGTCGAGTCCACGGCCACGTCGGCGCCGGCGACCACGAGCTGCTGCTCGGCGAGGTGGTCGACGGCACCGTCGGGGTCGGCGGCCCGCTGCTGAGTTTCGCCGGGGCCCTGCACGGCGCCGAGCTGCGCGACGTGATCCGTGGGCGGGCCGGCACCAGCCCTTGCACCACGACGCTGGACTGA
- a CDS encoding type II toxin-antitoxin system RatA family toxin, producing MRKVILDAVIFGERAETVFENVLQFRLYPELSPHVQSTTVYESRPNPTGSSSWELLFRSGLLTWSETERYLKEELRVEFEQTDGDFDEFGGFWTFEQDGDDCVLHFECDFDFGIDSLAGILDPIAERVIKETVAWAIVGLHEKVRLGGDLELVPVTDGAGMAGARNSN from the coding sequence ATGCGCAAGGTCATCCTGGACGCCGTGATCTTCGGCGAGCGCGCCGAGACAGTCTTCGAGAACGTGCTGCAGTTCCGGCTGTACCCCGAGCTGTCGCCGCACGTGCAGTCGACCACCGTCTACGAGTCACGCCCCAACCCGACCGGGTCGTCAAGCTGGGAGCTGCTGTTCCGCAGCGGGCTGCTGACCTGGTCGGAGACGGAGCGCTACCTCAAGGAGGAGCTGCGCGTCGAGTTCGAGCAGACCGACGGCGACTTCGACGAGTTCGGTGGCTTCTGGACGTTCGAGCAGGACGGCGACGACTGCGTCCTGCACTTCGAGTGTGACTTCGACTTCGGCATCGACAGCCTCGCCGGAATCCTGGACCCGATCGCCGAGCGGGTCATCAAGGAGACGGTGGCGTGGGCGATCGTCGGCCTGCACGAAAAGGTCCGGCTCGGCGGTGACCTGGAGCTCGTACCCGTAACCGATGGCGCGGGCATGGCCGGCGCCAGGAATTCCAACTAG
- a CDS encoding VlmB-like protein: MTTPTNAETDWDTAPGLLDGAMNLNLTASQCDLSYWLRNVAQGTLAGRAATGHAEHEGTPEHMRQPGPLRDALVMELAYRSVAEEQATRVLSYYVANAPTVPDMEFYATQLLDEARHSMVFRGHLLEMGVPADTLHATIAEISADYRRDVVDPILDFALSAVRDEDDFIGGVAVFTIVIEGVLAPAAELSERKWNVLDPAAGAIARGASIDEIRHLSVGSSIVRERLIREPGYRPRLLDILTRGRQLWDGIPDRKYVLEREELFQAGMHEHAHLIADYEAWPGVRLLDTTPEGRYDTAEQWTDEMAKVRLSYMGIPEALPLMLTRQEP, encoded by the coding sequence ATGACCACACCCACGAACGCGGAGACGGACTGGGACACCGCTCCCGGACTGCTCGACGGCGCGATGAACCTCAACCTCACGGCGAGCCAGTGCGACCTGAGCTACTGGCTGCGCAACGTCGCACAGGGCACCCTGGCCGGCCGGGCCGCCACCGGCCACGCCGAGCACGAGGGCACGCCGGAGCACATGCGCCAGCCCGGCCCGCTGCGCGACGCGCTGGTGATGGAGCTGGCCTACCGGTCGGTCGCCGAGGAGCAGGCCACCCGGGTGCTGTCCTACTACGTGGCCAACGCGCCGACGGTGCCGGACATGGAGTTCTACGCCACCCAGCTGCTGGACGAGGCGCGGCATTCGATGGTGTTCCGCGGCCACCTGCTGGAGATGGGCGTACCGGCCGACACCCTGCACGCCACCATCGCCGAGATCTCCGCCGACTACCGCCGTGACGTGGTCGACCCGATCCTCGACTTCGCGCTGAGCGCGGTCCGCGACGAGGACGACTTCATCGGCGGCGTCGCGGTGTTCACCATCGTCATCGAGGGTGTGCTGGCTCCGGCGGCAGAGCTGAGCGAGCGGAAGTGGAACGTGCTGGACCCGGCGGCCGGCGCGATCGCCCGCGGCGCGTCGATCGACGAGATCCGGCACCTGTCCGTCGGCAGCTCGATCGTCCGCGAGCGCCTGATCCGCGAGCCCGGCTACCGCCCGCGCCTGCTGGACATCCTGACCCGGGGCCGGCAGCTGTGGGACGGGATCCCGGACCGCAAGTACGTGCTGGAGCGCGAGGAGCTCTTCCAGGCCGGGATGCACGAGCACGCGCACCTGATCGCCGACTACGAGGCGTGGCCCGGCGTGCGGCTTCTGGACACCACCCCCGAGGGGCGCTACGACACCGCCGAGCAGTGGACCGACGAGATGGCCAAGGTGCGCCTTTCGTACATGGGCATCCCGGAGGCGCTGCCGCTGATGCTGACCAGGCAGGAGCCATGA
- a CDS encoding phosphopantetheine-binding protein, with the protein MFEPLKSLIASKYQVEVDRITPDATLDDLGLDSLDVVELAMAVEHEWGPKVTDDELLEAQRLDAIIDLIESRVARI; encoded by the coding sequence ATGTTCGAACCATTGAAGAGCCTCATCGCCAGCAAGTACCAGGTGGAGGTGGACCGGATAACACCGGACGCCACGCTGGATGACCTGGGTCTGGACTCCCTGGACGTGGTCGAGCTGGCGATGGCCGTCGAGCACGAGTGGGGGCCGAAGGTCACCGACGACGAGCTGCTCGAGGCGCAGCGGCTGGACGCCATCATCGACCTGATCGAAAGCCGAGTGGCGAGAATCTGA
- a CDS encoding beta-ketoacyl-ACP synthase III, with protein MSAARAGTHAVVAGLGSYLPPRIVTNDDLAAHLDTSDEWIRSRTGIATRRWVERGVSTSDLAVEAGMLAMKAADDDMVDAVVLATTTPDRLCPATAPEVAARLGLTGRAAFDVSAVCAGFLYGVAVSAGLVASGAATRVLLIGAETYSTILDPADRTTRAIFGDGAAALVLRAGRADEPGAIGRCVLGSDGEHSELINIPAGGSRQRSSGVPAAPAEHYFQMRGGDVYRHAVERMTAAALESLELAGWEPGDVDRFVPHQANARIAAAVAERLGIEPARVLGNIAEVGNTAAASVPLLLTESAADGRLEPGHRVLVAAFGGGLAWGATTLVWPHVTALPSR; from the coding sequence ATGAGCGCGGCGCGGGCGGGCACGCACGCCGTGGTGGCCGGGCTGGGCTCGTACCTGCCTCCCCGGATCGTCACCAACGACGACCTGGCCGCCCATCTGGACACCTCCGACGAGTGGATCCGCAGCCGCACCGGCATCGCGACGCGCCGCTGGGTGGAGCGGGGCGTGAGCACCAGCGACCTGGCGGTCGAGGCGGGCATGCTGGCCATGAAGGCGGCCGACGACGACATGGTCGACGCGGTGGTTTTGGCCACGACCACCCCGGACCGGCTCTGCCCGGCGACCGCGCCGGAGGTGGCCGCCAGGCTGGGCCTGACCGGCCGCGCGGCGTTCGACGTCTCGGCGGTTTGCGCCGGCTTCCTTTACGGCGTGGCCGTCTCCGCCGGGCTGGTCGCCTCCGGCGCCGCGACCCGGGTGCTGCTGATCGGCGCCGAGACGTACTCGACGATCCTCGACCCCGCCGACCGGACCACCCGGGCCATCTTCGGTGACGGTGCCGCGGCGCTGGTGCTGCGCGCCGGGCGCGCGGACGAGCCCGGCGCCATCGGGCGCTGCGTGCTGGGCAGCGACGGCGAGCACAGCGAGCTGATCAACATTCCGGCCGGCGGGTCCCGCCAGCGCTCGTCCGGGGTACCCGCCGCGCCGGCGGAGCACTACTTCCAGATGCGCGGCGGCGACGTGTACCGGCACGCGGTGGAGCGGATGACGGCGGCGGCCCTGGAGTCGCTGGAGCTGGCCGGTTGGGAGCCCGGCGACGTCGACCGCTTCGTACCGCACCAGGCCAACGCCAGGATCGCCGCCGCGGTGGCGGAGCGGCTGGGCATCGAGCCCGCCCGCGTGCTCGGCAACATCGCGGAGGTCGGCAACACCGCGGCCGCCTCGGTACCCCTGCTGCTCACCGAGTCCGCGGCGGACGGACGGCTGGAGCCCGGACACCGGGTGCTCGTCGCCGCGTTCGGCGGGGGCCTCGCCTGGGGCGCGACGACGCTGGTCTGGCCTCACGTCACCGCCCTGCCGAGCCGCTGA